A region of Sparus aurata chromosome 8, fSpaAur1.1, whole genome shotgun sequence DNA encodes the following proteins:
- the LOC115586980 gene encoding uncharacterized protein LOC115586980, whose product MANTYRMTDRDIRLMIQLRATNEAIFTGRKHSAMIGWRAISKEMGLHGLMSARQLKKKWGNLKDKYKVLKNPPEGIETQPSSWRWFHLMDKAMTGRLAGTATIVQPSLLDDDVGSNAALPPLVLPNVVRACSGLSLIETGTVEGVGTLEKVLELSGTESPVEVTEAGIDMMETQSVMNKSEPAELYTTLLPDCTFETNTTPSSSRDISGEADRKLVELQKERQALEREQAEFDRELICLERDRELLNRDMVTLERDRTAVERDRATVERDRAAVERDRAAVERDRAAVELDRVFLDRDRAFLDRDRAFLERDRVFLERAKEDLQRERALLRRERAVLETDGGAVDGEQAESATEKEVVLQTRFYQRLVAADLDRDQLESRQRLVSLFQKLVEKL is encoded by the exons ATGGCGAACACATACAGAA TGAcggacagagacatcagactgatgaTACAACTTCGTGCCACCAATGAGGCCATCTTCACCGGAAGGAAACACTCTGCAATGATTGGCTGGAG GGCGATAAGTAAGGAGATGGGGCTTCACGGGCTGATGTCTGCACGGCAGCTGAAGAAGAAGTGGGGCAACTTGAAAGACAAATACAAA GTGCTGAAGAACCCTCCAGAGGGCATAGAGACCCAGCCCAGCTCGTGGCGCTGGTTCCACTTGATGGATAAGGCAATGACTGGCCGCTTGGCCGGAACCGCCACCATCGTCCAGCCCTCCCTGCTGGACGATGACGTGGGGTCGAACGCAGCCCTGCCTCCACTCGTTCTTCCCAACGTGGTCAGGGCTTGTTCAGGACTGAGTCTCATTGAAACTGGAACTGTGGAGGGTGTCGGGACTCTGGAGAAGGTCCTGGAGCTGAGTGGAACTGAATCCCCTGTTGAGGTCACTGAAGCTGGAATTGACATGATGGAAACTCAATCTGTGATGAACAAAAGTGAGCCAGCTGAACTGTACACCACATTGCTACCTGACTGCACCTTTGAGACCAACACGacgccctcctcctccagagaCATCAGCGGGGAGGCGGACAGGAAGCTGGTTGAGCTGCAGAAAGAGAGGCAGGCTCTGGAGAGAGAGCAGGCCGAGTTCGACAGAGAGCTGATATGTTTGGAAAGAGACAGGGAGCTGCTGAACAGAGACATGGTGACTCTGGAGCGAGACAGAACGGCTGTAGAAAGAGACAGAGCTACTGTGGAGCGAGACAGGGCGGCTGTGGAGCGAGACAGGGCGGCTGTGGAGCGAGACAGGGCGGCTGTGGAGCTAGACCGAGTGTTTCTGGATCGAGATCGAGCGTTTCTCGACAGAGACAGAGCTTTTCTAGAGAGAGACCGAGTGTTTCTGGAGAGAGCCAAAGAGgatttacagagagagagagcgctgctgaggagagagagggcggTCCTGGAGACGGACGGGGGGGCTGTGGACGGAGAGCAGGCTGAGTCGGCCACAGAGAAGGAGGTGGTTCTACAGACCAGGTTCTACCAGAGGCTGGTGGCTGCAGACCTGGATCGAGACCAGctggagagcagacagagacTGGTTTCTTTGTTCCAGAAGCTTGTTGAGAAACTGTGA